From Symphalangus syndactylus isolate Jambi chromosome 17, NHGRI_mSymSyn1-v2.1_pri, whole genome shotgun sequence, one genomic window encodes:
- the PCSK4 gene encoding proprotein convertase subtilisin/kexin type 4 isoform X4 yields the protein MNSEAQPDLSVLQAWSQGLSGQGIVVSVLDDGIEKDHPDLWANYVRQRVAGGEGCPRCQGWLHPRDASQPPHIPTCPQDPLASYDFIDYDPDPQPRYTPSDENRHGTRCAGEVAAMANNGFCGVGVAFNARIGGVRMLDGTITDVIEAQSLSLQPQHIHIYSASWGPEDDGRSVDGPGILTRKAFRLGVTKGRGGLGTLFIWASGNGGLHYDNCNCDGYTNSIHTLSVGSTTQQGRVPWYSEACASTLTTTYSSGVATDPQIITTDLHHRCTDQHTGTSASAPLVAGMIALALEANPFLTWRDVQHLVVRASKPAHLQAEDWRTNGVGRQVSHHYGYGLLDAGLLVDTARTWLPTQPQRKCAVRVQNRPTPILPLIHIRKNVSACAGRRNSIRSLEHVQAQLTLSYSRRGDLEVSLTSPLGTRSTLVAVRPLDVSTEGYNNWFFMSTHFWDENPQGVWTLGLENKGYYFNTGTLYRYTLLLYGTAEDMTARPTGPQVTSSACVQRDTEGLCQACDGPAYILGQLCLAYCPPRFFNHTRLVTARPGQTAAPALRVCSSCHASCYTCRGGSPRDCTSCPPPSTLDQQQGSCVGPTTPDRHPRLRAAACPHHRCPASAMVLGLLAMTLGGPVLCGMSMDLPPYAWLSRARATPTKPQVRLPAGTRSCQLRKRPHPRLGP from the exons ATG AACAGTGAGGCCCAACCAGACCTGAGCGTCCTGCAGGCCTGGAGTCAGGGGCTGTCAGGCCAGGGCATCGTGGTCTCTGTGCTGGACGATGGCATCGAGAAGGATCACCCGGACCTCTGGGCCAACTACGTGAGACAGCGGGTGGCTGGGGGCGAGGGCTGCCCCAGGTGCCAAGGCTGGCTCCACCCTAGGGACGCCTCCCAGCCCCCTCAtatccccacctgcccccagGATCCCCTGGCCAGCTACGACTTTATTGACTACGACCCAGACCCCCAGCCCCGCTACACCCCCAGCGATGAGAACCG GCATGGGACCCGCTGTGCTGGGGAGGTGGCCGCGATGGCCAACAATGGCTTCTGTGGTGTGGGGGTCGCTTTCAACGCCCGAATCGGAG GCGTGCGGATGCTGGACGGTACCATCACCGATGTCATCGAGGCCCAGTCGCTGAGCCTGCAGCCGCAGCACATCCACATTTACAGCGCCAGCTGGGGTCCCGAGGATGACGGCCGCTCCGTGGACGGCCCCGGTATCCTCACCCGCAAGGCCTTCCGGCTTGGCGTGACCAAG GGCCGCGGTGGGCTGGGCACGCTCTTCATCTGGGCCTCGGGCAACGGCGGCCTGCACTACGACAACTGCAACTGCGACGGCTACACCAACAGCATCCACACGCTCTCCGTGGGCAGCACCACCCAGCAGGGCCGCGTGCCCTGGTACAGCGAAGCCTGCGCCTCCACCCTCACCACCACCTACAGCAGCGGTGTGGCCACTGACCCCCAGATC ATCACCACCGACCTGCATCACCGGTGCACGGACCAGCACACGGGCACCTCGGCCTCAGCCCCACTGGTGGCCGGCATGATCGCCCTAGCGCTGGAGGCCAA CCCGTTCCTGACGTGGAGAGACGTGCAGCACCTCGTGGTCCGCGCGTCCAAGCCGGCGCACCTGCAGGCCGAGGACTGGAGGACCAACGGCGTGGGGCGCCAAG TGAGCCATCACTACGGCTACGGGCTGCTGGACGCCGGGCTGCTGGTGGACACTGCCCGCACCTGGCTGCCCACCCAACCGCAGAGGAAGTGTGCCGTCCGGGTCCAGAACCGCCCCAC CCCCATCCTGCCGCTGATCCACATCAGGAAAAATGTATCGGCCTGCGCCGGCCGCCGCAACTCCATCCGCTCCCTGGAACACGTGCAGGCGCAGCTGACGCTGTCCTACAGCCGGCGCGGAGACCTGGAGGTCTCGCTCACCAGCCCCTTGGGCACGCGCTCCACACTCGTGGCCGTACG ACCCTTGGACGTCAGCACTGAAGGCTACAACAACTGGTTCTTCATGTCCACCCACTTCTGGGATGAGAACCCACAGGGCGTGTGGACCCTGGGCCTGGAGAACAAGGGCTACTATTTCAACACGG GGACGTTATACCGCTACACGCTGCTGCTCTATGGGACGGCCGAGGACATGACAGCGCGGCCTACAGGCCCCCAGGTGACCAGCAGCGCGTGTGTGCAGCGGGACACAGAGGGGCTGTGCCAGG CATGTGACGGCCCCGCCTACATCCTGGGACAGCTCTGCCTGGCCTACTGCCCCCCGCGGTTCTTCAACCACACAAGGCTGGTGACCGCCAGGCCTGGGCAGACGGCGGCGCCCGCGCTGAGGGTCTGCTCCAGCTGCCACGCCTCCTGCTACACCTGCCGCGGCGGCTCCCCGAGGGACTGCACCTCCTGTCCCCCGCCCTCCACGCTGGACCAGCAGCAGGGCTCCTGCGTGGGACCCACCACCCCCGACCGCCACCCCCGGCTTAGAGCTGCTGCCTGTCCCCACCACCGCTGCCCAGCCTCGGCCATGGTGCTGGGGCTCCTGGCCATGACCCTAGGAGGCCCCGTCCTCTGCGGCATGTCCATGGACCTCCCACCATACGCCTGGCTCTCCCGTGCCAGGGCCACCCCCACCAAACCCCAGGTCCGGCTGCCAGCTGGAACTCGAAGTTGTCAGCTCAGAAAGCGACCTCATCCCCGCCTGGGTCCCTGA